The sequence GCTTCCTTCTCATATCGACCGCTATGCTGTCACGGAATGCATCGATCCTGCCAAGGATGTGGACGGATTCACAAAAACGCAGATTGGAAACATGTTCCTCGGGCATGATGGACTCTGGAGCTGTACTCCGAAAGGAATTATGACCCTTCTCTCCTACTACAAGATCGATGTACAAGGCAAAAACGTAGTAGTTATCGGTCGATCGAATATTGTGGGAAAGCCTATGGCGCTCATGCTTATCAATGCATGAGCAACGGTCACGAGCTGTAATAGTAGTACAAAGAATCTCGCGGAAATCACAAGAAAAGCAGATATCATCATCTCTGCTGTCGGTCACCCTGGACTCATCACCCGAGATATGGTCACTCCAAAAAGTATCATCATTGATGTTGGTTCGACGTTCGTCGATGGACATGGAGTGGGCGATGTAGATTTCGAATCACTTCGCGACTCTGTGAGTGCTATCACGCCAGTTCCTGGAGGTGTCGGCCCTATGACTGTTGCAACACTTATCGAGAATACATGGAAGGCGTATTCTCTACAAAAATAATCCCAATTGGGATTATTTTCTTATGCAGAATTCCGACTCGATTCACCTCCGAATTTCCTATCTGCTCTGCCATACGCAATCAGCATCCGACGAAATGCTTTCTCTCGAAAATCGAGCCAACTTCCAGGAAATTGGTAAATCTCAGCATAGTCAGCATATGGGAAAAATCCTGAAGTACGAACAGTTCCATCATTCCCTGATCCTGTCCGAACAAGGATATCCAGATCACCGAGTTTCTGATGAGATTCTACATTGCTCGCAAATTGTTCTTCTGTTGCAATTCGATCAATATATGCTCGTATTTCTTCTTCCGAGGCATTGTGAGGAAAATCTGATCTTTGTACTATCTGGAACATACTTGCGCGATGTGCCCAATGAATCTCATCACGTCCACCATAAGCGAGGATCATAGCAGTAGTCATTCTCGTATTGTGACTTGTCTGAACAACTGCACTATCAAGCGCTTCCAAGACAGAACCGGGAAGATCTCCAGAAGAAAGTTGTGCAAGTTTCTCCCGATTCCCAACTACTTCAATACGTATTCATGACTCTTGAGCCTCCTGTGCCATTCGGGCTGTTTCTTTTTCGATAATCTCATAGATAACCTGGAGCTCTGCTTGCGGTCGCTTCTCGATATTATCAGTCGAAAGTCACCAGAACGAGGCAACTTGCACTTTATATTTGAGACACAAGTCAATCACTTTCCGCAT is a genomic window of Candidatus Gracilibacteria bacterium containing:
- a CDS encoding bifunctional 5,10-methylenetetrahydrofolate dehydrogenase/5,10-methenyltetrahydrofolate cyclohydrolase produces the protein MILDGRLVASTILENIKNEITFSENGQKPMLAVVLVGENPASLSYVRMKEKRAREVGMGFGLYQFPVTIDQATLEEEVRSLSQNEKIHGIIVQAPLPSHIDRYAVTECIDPAKDVDGFTKTQIGNMFLGHDGLWSCTPKGIMTLLSYYKIDVQGKNVVVIGRSNIVGKPMALMLINAGATVTSCNSSTKNLAEITRKADIIISAVGHPGLITRDMVTPKSIIIDVGSTFVDGHGVGDVDFESLRDSVSAITPVPGGVGPMTVATLIENTWKAYSLQK
- a CDS encoding undecaprenyl diphosphate synthase family protein; its protein translation is MNILQGLKNTYNFIVTPDSAITEIPRHIGFIMDGNRTPMKQLASLGNEKVIHYLSQNPDLAGYTITTHKNFYRIITPFGHTYEIDLNFPGGLGYIAGYERMRKVIDLCLKYKVQVASFWGLSTDNIEKRPQAELQVIYEIIEKETARMAQEAQESGIRIEVVGNREKLAQLSSGDLPGSVLEALDSAVVQTSHNTRMTTAMILAYGGRDEIHWAHRASMFQIVQRSDFPHNASEEEIRAYIDRIATEEQFASNVESHQKLGDLDILVRTGSGNDGTVRTSGFFPYADYAEIYQFPGSWLDFREKAFRRMLIAYGRADRKFGGESSRNSA